The sequence below is a genomic window from Lolium perenne isolate Kyuss_39 chromosome 4, Kyuss_2.0, whole genome shotgun sequence.
CAAGGTTCATGTCCATTGCCGGATCTGTGCTTCGCCGAAGAAATGGGAGTGTAGGGAGAGAGGCTTTGTTCGCCGAagaactagggttagggttttctcTCCTCTGCTTTTTGCCAGAAATGGGGATGGTGGGGAGGGGATGCGGCCGAGTGGGGATAAAGTAGTGGACTCTTCTGGACTGTGCGCGTGGGCGTGGACCCGTGTGTGGACCCGTGGGCATGGACGGGCGTGTACGCGGAAGGGGTATGTACGCGGAAGGGGTACGGGCGTGTACGCGGAAGAGGTACGGGCGTGTATGTATTCTCGCGGTGATACGCGTACCCCCTCGGCTAACGGGTCCTGCGGGTTTTGGGTCGGGTATTTCTGTACCCAAATCGAAGCTGAAAAGTCAATCATGCCCCTCGCCGCAGATTAATCTGGGTCATCCTTGTGTTTCGCTCAACATAACCGTTCGACGTTGGGGGTCTATGGAAGCACTCGccaaaatcaatttccataaaaatgaattgttctgtttcggtgatgcccaaaatgatacggctctatatacagagttgtttcgttttgggcaaggccaattttctattcgctatttgggtattctgattcattatcggagacttacaattgctgaatggaaaatagtggaagaaagattaccaAAAATGTCTTAGTAGTTGGAAGGGTAATTTTTTGTCCCTGgggggaagattggtactcattaattcggtactaacAAATattgtactgtatatgttataatTCTTTCTACTACCGAAaaaaattctgcataaactcgatttttatcgatccagattcttttggcaaggggacagcgagaaaaagaaatatcgactggttaaatggagtatagtttgtagtcccaaagatcaatgcgggcttggagttcatgacctggaggttaaGAATTCAGCTCTGCTAGGTAAATGCATGTTTAAGCTTCTTACccaggatgggatttggcaaagcCTTCTTCGGAGAAAATATATCGGCTCGAAGacgttatcccaagtggtttgaaaacctggggattcacacatctaggctggtctcatggcgacaaaaaatgtttTTTTTCGCTATGGTACTTTCTCGATCAAGAATGGAGCACatatacggttctgggaagatgtctggttagacaatgcacccttaagtgaacagtatcctgctttATATAGTACTGTTCGTCacaaaggtgataccattgccacaATAATGGATACCTtacctccgaatgtgacgttcagtcgGGTTTTGCTTGGACAGAGGCTATTTGCATGGAATTCCCTAATTCAATGGTTGTGAGATATTCACCTATCGCCTGAACCtgacgaatttagatggaatcttcatgtagatggtacCTTCTCGGTCAAATCATTATACAATGCGATCCTTATTCTGATATactagttgataataataagaaaattcggaagatgaagataccactaaaaataaaaaaattggatggtatcttcgtcgaggagttattctcaccaaagactaTCTTGTTAAGTGAaattggcacggaagtacacggtgtgttttctgtcatcatgaTCAAACCACTAAACACCTATTCTTTCAGTGCcaatttgcgagatctatatggttagtcatccaagtagcgtctagccTGTATCCTtcgactagtgtggccaatgtctttggAAATTAGCTTCACGGTATCGattcaaggttcaagttgcttcttagggtgggggcgctagcagttatctaggcgctctggctaagtagaaatgacaagatttttaacaataaaaattgctctttgttgcagatcatctacagatgtacagatattctccgtttgtggttacctctttagcgagtggagaaccgagacctatttacggaggtctgtacacagttgaaggctacggcgagggatactttttccctacatgggtggcagcatagtctacggattgaaccTCCACCCACACCTTAGGCGTAATATGATTCATCGCTTCGATATGTATTCTGCCTAGTTTTTTTTTTCATCTTTTGTTTTGAGATacttaaacggctgtgtgcatcctggttatgcagaaacTAGATGTAATTGCTTgtcaaagtaataaagcatcctttatcgaaaaaaaaacttCTAGACTAATATGAATTAATCAAGGGTGAATCCAACCGTTGGAAACTTCACAGAGCTCTTACTTATCAGTTCTTTTTTTGTTAGGGAACAAACTTTGCTTCTGCGAGAAAAGTTGAATTAATATGGGCTGACAGAACTTACTGCTACGACTAGTTTCAGCCTGCGCAGCTAAGAGTCCAATGGAAAATCACTGATCAAATTGTCCCCCATACAACACTGGCAGAGCTTAGGAACTGATCTAAAAGGGCCGGCCTGACATGACTAGGCCGAATAGTTTGGAGTTATGGCCCAACTTCCCAAACCATAGGTCACACCGATTGGTTATGTTATTAGAACTGTGTAGTGACTCTCGCCCCCACGCGGCGGCACCGCACCCGCCATGGCGACCGCCGGCGCCTTTTCCTCTCGCCCCCTGTGCGCCTTTctcccctgccgccgccgccctaGGCGCTGCCAGGCAAAGCCTTGGTgacatggcggcggtggtggattCTCCTCGGCTGCGGATCGGTCGGCACGACGGCGGTGATCGGCCAGGCCTTCTCGGATGCGGCAGTGCGGGAAGGCGGCGGCCACGATGCCGATCTGCACGCGTCGTACGTCGGCGTTGAGGCGCTACTGGGCTTCTCTTGCGTCATGAGGAATCCTAGGGCAACAACCGTAGGCATGGCGGTGGTGACCATCTTCTCCGTCGGAGGTGGTCGACCAGATTGGGTTGGGTGTGGCGATCTCCTGATCTCACATCTAGTCCTAGCAGCAATTtggggatgcgcggctgccgATGAAAACCGTGCTCAGACCTTGATCGTGGCGGGCGATGGTGATGCCACGCGTCgtaaccttcttgaaggcatcgtcgttgTAGTCTGTGTCTAcccactcgtgctgctccggggggaACCCCAGatctgggtctcccggatcggacgatggcggtgctctatgcgtcgttctacctcttggggcatcgtttttggagcagttgTTGGATGGTGGTGGGCTGCGGGGGTTTGGTGTTCTTCTACCGCGTCGACAATGGTGTCTTGGCGGCGTGGCGCAGCGGAGTATCGGTGTTGGACGCAGGATGATGAACGTGCGTAGGATGGTGGTGATGTCAGGCGTCATGGAGGCGTCGATGGCAGGTCTGACAAGGTCAATGCGGGCATCCCTCTTGGAGATGggttcgaggaagacggcggtagcgaCTTCTACGGCGTCTGCAATAGCGTGCGCTGAGGGTCTGCTTGACTAGGTGTGCTTCTCACCCGCCAATGGGCGGCTTGGGAAGGCATTCGGTTTTAGATGATGTGCGTTGGTGTATTGTCAGGGTAATGGCCCTGTTCATGGTAAACCCCTTCATCGTTCTTGTAGGTATAGCGAGTTGTCGCTAGAAAGGTGCCTTCGAGTTGATCTTTGTATCCTTTGTAAGGCTTTGTGAATGATCTAATAAAGAAAagttgtgtgcatcctttggatgtagAGGCTAAGGCTAtgctcccatttcgaaaaaaaacactgattttcttcttctttctcaTTCTCAGATCCCAACTAAAGAAAAGGTTTTCTCATGCATCATCCAAGTTCCGACATAGTGAACGACAAGGGTTGTTTCCTCCTCTCACCCCCGCGTGGCGCTAGGTGGAAACCCTAGATAGCCGTTGCCGCCAGCCACCCCACCCCTCCTTCCTCCtcccaccgccgccatgaggcgcGGCCGAGCTTTTCCTGGTCGTTGCCGGGGGCGGCGAGGCCTGCTCATCCCCTGGCGTGGTGGATCGGCGTGGAAAGGATCCTCCCCGGTTGGGTGTGGTGCGCTCGCCGGGCACCACAACATGATGGATGCTCGATTCGCGGTGTCGTGAGCGGCGGTGCGTGTAGGGCATCATTGGCACGGCGGATGGCAACCTGGGCGCCGGTCTGGGTGGCATCCTGGTGATAGTGGTGGTGGCCGCTGGCGGCGGGCCATGCCAGCGGTGGAGGTGCGAGGTGGGACGAACCAAATGGGTGTAAGCCCTAGGTCAGTCTTCCCATTTCCCTCTCCGTGATCTTggttgtcgccggtggagggtcggTCGGTTGCAAGGTGTCTCGCCGTGTTGCCTCGAACTGCCTGTAATAGTCGGCGACGCTGGGCCCGAGCTGAATAATGGTGGCGCGGTCCTCGGGTCTTTCTTatgcgaagatgaagacctaccTGAGGCATGTCCGTCTTGATCTGGATGGAGTGATGATGAGTTTTGGAAAGCTCCGCcagcgaatggaacagtgcatattTTACCTGGAGTTTACTAGATCGGGtggttcggtcgtgcgcaccgatGCTTTTATtctgaccgtttggttccggagggagcgacGTGAAACTCTGTTCTGTGTCGCCATCAGATGACATTCTGGTACATGGTGAAATCAGAGGCGGGAAATATGACGAAGGTcggattggaggactagcaaTAGAGGTTCAAGTCTCTGTATCATTGAAGGGCTTGCTTAGTGTTCTGAATTTCACAGCAACAATATGCAGGTGGGGGCGGCAATATGCTTGGTGTTCAGAGTTTTACATTTCAGTGTGAAAAtccgtctggccttaactggttgtgcctggcaatggttTTGTTGAAGACATTTTTTTTGGCTAGGTGCATCCGTAATACTATTAGGATATTGCGTAGTTGCAGAAGCTAAATATAATTGATATCTTCTTAATATTACACtttatcaaaaagaaaaaaagttcCGACATAGTACTAGATCTTCATTCATACGGTAAGGAGCAATCACGTCACTTGACGTCACAACAGAACATATGGTCGTCCCAAATTCCCAATGCAGAGGAAAGAACATAATACTCCTGCAACACAAAAGAAACCGAAAGAGAAGGCGACGACATATGGATGTACAAAAGATGTCGGATCAGTAAATCAATTTCTTCTCCGTAGAAGTGTAGAACACCTAAAATCAACGGGGCTATTTCGCTAGGGAAATGACCATACGTTGCATTAGATAGTAGGTTAATCTGGCCTGTTAGAAGATAACCTTAGCAGTCCACCGTCCGAGCAAAGAAAGATGGAGCCAGATTGGGTTCCTCCTATATACACTTCTCACAAGGTGTCGACCTCAAACTCATCTTTCTCCTCTCTATACGGCATGAATGAATATACTCATGGAGGAGCTTGTATGTCTCACCGCCTCGTATATATGTGCGGCTGGATTATTTGAGATCTTGAGTTAAAATTAAGCTGATTGGAAGAAGATCACTCCACTTCTTGCTCACTTGGCCGAGTAGGAGGTGTCGGCCTTCCAGCCCTCAGGAATGACATCCTCGACTTCGGATTTGGTGCCGCCCTCGGTGGTGTAGCGGACGGTGAATGGTCCCGTCAGCTTATCGGGGGTGTCGATCCTCCAGACAGCTCCCCACGACTCCTTGAGCTCGATCCACTTATCCTTGCCCTTCTCCTTGATGTCCACGGCCaccacgtcgccgtcgccgtcgacgtACTTCACCAGAATAGCCAGGTAGTTGGGGTTGGAACCCTTCTCGACGTGGAACGTTGGCTTGGTGCCGTCCGGGTACTTGCACTTGACCCGCCTGAACTGGAGCTCCAGCTCGCCGGCGCTGCGGAGCTTCTGCTCCTCGCCCTTCTTCGCCATGGACCCGAATGCGTGGCCCGAGAGGTCGAAGTGGTAGGGTGCGATAGGCTCCTCATTGTCGTCGGTGATTGTGACGGTGACAGCCTCACCGGAGCAGGACTCGGGCTTGGTGCACTTGATCTCGAAGCAGGAGCCGCAGCCGCGGCCGTCCTTGAAGATGGGGGTGTTGCCGCAGCCGGTCATGCCGTTGAACGGCGCCTTGTCGACGTCCTTGTACCCGCACGCGCCTCCGTTGTCCTTGGGACCGGCGCCGGTCGGCTTGCCGTACCAGGTGCTCTTCGCGTCCAGCCACTTGTCGCCGTACTCGGCCGTGATGTTGGGACCCGGTGGTACCTTCGCGATGCCGTGCGCGCTGCCCAGGAACACGGCGAACAGCGCTACCACAAggagcaccgacgaggaggacgccaTCTTGTCTTGAATTTGTAATTGCTGATGTAGTGTGCCTCTACATTCTACAATCGATGTGTTTTTATAAGACAGATAACAGAGTGCTGGACCAGCGGGGAAGGCTCCGGCGTTGTCGGTGGTTTACGCGGCTAGCCGTGACCAGGCAAAATTGTCCGTACATGCATACCCGGCTCGCCATCATCTTCGGAGGTGCATGTCCTCGA
It includes:
- the LOC139829977 gene encoding pollen allergen Lol p 1-like; protein product: MASSSSVLLVVALFAVFLGSAHGIAKVPPGPNITAEYGDKWLDAKSTWYGKPTGAGPKDNGGACGYKDVDKAPFNGMTGCGNTPIFKDGRGCGSCFEIKCTKPESCSGEAVTVTITDDNEEPIAPYHFDLSGHAFGSMAKKGEEQKLRSAGELELQFRRVKCKYPDGTKPTFHVEKGSNPNYLAILVKYVDGDGDVVAVDIKEKGKDKWIELKESWGAVWRIDTPDKLTGPFTVRYTTEGGTKSEVEDVIPEGWKADTSYSAK